A single Danio rerio strain Tuebingen ecotype United States chromosome 17, GRCz12tu, whole genome shotgun sequence DNA region contains:
- the nubpl gene encoding iron-sulfur cluster transfer protein NUBPL, with protein sequence MVKLLTSYKKVWQICTFSPNVIGTPLLPSRSSPAHQNAYNFRHKTSGAGDRALQERQKQHMARGLPKQKPIAGVKEVIVVASGKGGVGKSTTAVNLALGLMANEQSKLVGLLDADVFGPSVPKLMNLKGNPELTEKNLMRPLVNFGIPCMSIGFLVEDVAPIVWRGLMVMSAIEKLIRQVDWGNLDYLVIDMPPGTGDVQLSITQNIPIAGAVIVSTPQDIALMDARRGAEMFRKVNVPVLGLVQNMSVFQCPKCNHQTHIFGSDGAKELAQTLGVELLGDIPLHLNIRETSDMGQPVVVSSPDSPEAEAYRRIAAAVVRRLAEHLK encoded by the exons ATGGTTAAACTACTCACCAGCTACAAAAAGGTTTGGCAAATATGTACGTTTTCCCCAAATGTTATAGGCACACCGCTGCTGCCTAGCAGATCGAGTCCAGCACATCAAAATGCATATAATTTTCGTCACAAG ACTTCAGGTGCTGGTGATCGAGCACTACAGGAGAGACAAAAGCAACACATGGCACGTGGTTTGCCCAAACAGAAGCCCATAGCTGGAGTCAAAGAGGTCATTGTTGTTGCATCAGGGAAAGGAGGGGTGGGAAAGTCCACAACGGCAg TGAATCTTGCTCTTGGACTTATGGCTAACGAGCAG AGTAAATTGGTGGGCCTTCTAGATGCTGATGTCTTTGGTCCCTCAGTTCCCAAGTTAATGAACCTTAAAGGAAATCCTGAGTTAACAGAAA AAAACTTAATGAGACCACTTGTAAATTTTGGAATTCCTTG CATGTCAATTGGCTTTCTGGTAGAAGACGTTGCACCTATTGTGTGGAGGGGTCTGATGGTGATGTCAGCTATAGAGAAACTTATTAGACAG GTAGACTGGGGGAATTTAGATTACCTTGTGATTGATATGCCGCCTGGAACTGGCGATGTTCAGCTTTCGATTACTCAAAATATTCCTATAGCAG GGGCTGTAATAGTGTCAACGCCACAAGATATTGCCCTTATGGATGCAAGAAGAGGTGCTGAGATGTTCCGAAAAGTTAACGTTCCG GTGCTGGGTCTTGTTCAAAacatgagtgttttccagtgtcCCAAATGTAATCATCAGACTCACATTTTTGGCTCAGATGGGGCTAAAGAGTTGGCTCAAACCCTTGGTGTTGAGTTGCTTG GAGACATTCCTCTTCATCTAAACATCAGAGAGACATCAGACATGGGGCAGCCTGTGGTTGTGTCATCCCCAGATAGTCCAGAG GCCGAGGCCTACAGAAGAATTGCAGCAGCAGTCGTACGGCGATTGGCAGAGCATCTGAAATAA
- the dtd2 gene encoding D-aminoacyl-tRNA deacylase 2, which produces MSEKTDSGMKARVVLQQCLHARLQVKPPDEESEAEWVEVNRGMVIYICFFKGATEDLIPKMVNTLLNVKLCETESGKFTSVLQLPGSVLIVPQATLGGKPKGRGMQYHGNIGKDEGLKLYETFVSLCQSELSSCKNSDILTEVKHGTYGNRQVLKLDTNGPYTHLMEF; this is translated from the exons ATGTCGGAAAAAACGGATAGCGGCATGAAAGCGCGTGTGGTTCTCCAGCAGTGTCTGCATGCACGACTTCAGGTCAAACCTCCAGATGAGGAGAGTGAAGCTGAATGGGTTGAG GTTAATAGAGGAATGGTTATCTACATCTGCTTTTTCAAAGGTGCAACTGAAGATTTAATCCCCAAAATGG TAAACACGCTGCTGAACGTGAAGCTTTGTGAGACAGAATCAGGAAAGTTCACCTCAGTTCTTCAGCTACCTGGCAGTGTTCTCATTGTACCACAAGCCACACTCGGAGGAAAACCGAAGGGACGAGGGATGCAGTACCACGGCAATATTGGGAAAGATGAAGGATTGAAGCTCTATGAAACCTTTGTGTCTCTCTGTCAAAGTGAGCTCTCGTCCTGCAAAAACAGTGACATTCTTACAGAGGTCAAGCATGGAACGTATGGAAACAGACAAGTCCTGAAGCTGGATACAAATGGACCTTATACACATCTAATGGAATTTtaa